The following coding sequences lie in one Labrus bergylta chromosome 13, fLabBer1.1, whole genome shotgun sequence genomic window:
- the abcb6b gene encoding ATP-binding cassette sub-family B member 6 yields the protein MSFVSPVSHLWFTVCFELLSLSALQHLNIISDKTHPSPFCQTSLSFQVQYPPSPSPPSPPSPPSPSPPSSPSAWEGFGTKVRLLLPYVWPKGSAALQGLVLLCAGLLAAERLVNVLVPVYSKNIVNELSAGGGWTSLVSTVCIYTLLKFLQGGGAGTSGFISNLRQFMWIKVQQFTSRGVQVCLFSHLHGLSLRWHLDRRTGDVLRSVDRGTSSINNLLSYILFSILPTVCDIIIAIIYFISYFNIWFGLIVFTCMLLYLTCTVLITEWRTKYRREMNDQDNQAKSRAVDSLLNFETVKYYGAEDYEVCCFEDAILKYQFCEWKSSASLALLNQTQNVIIGSGLLAGSLLCAHLVSEGQFQVGDYVLFGTYIIQLYTPLNWFGTYYRLIQSAFVDMENMLALLTEQKEVQDAEDAQDLWLTAGQVEFDRVCFSYAPGMEVLRDVSFTVEAGQTVALVGPSGSGKSSILRLLFRFYDPQIGRICVDGQDISKVRQSSLRSYIGVVPQDTVLFNDTIRNNIRYSRVTASDQEVERAAMAADIHSRILELPKGYDTEVGERGLKLSGGEKQRVAIARTILKEPRIILLDEATSSLDTQTERNIQASLAKVCTNRTTIVVAHRLSTIAGANQILVVHNGRIAERGRHEELLVQGGLYAAMWTKQQKSLDTQTESQMNNETQDI from the exons ATGTcttttgtctcacctgtgtctcacctttggtttactgtttgttttgaacttCTTAGTTTGTCTGCTCTCCAACACCTCAACATTATATCTGACAAAACTCATCCCTCCCCTTTCTGTCAAACGTCTCTGTCCTTTCAGGTCCAGTACCCCCcgtccccctctcccccctctcccccctctcccccctctccctctcccccctcctcaccgTCTGCGTGGGAAGGCTTTGGGACGAAGGTGAGACTGTTGCTGCCGTACGTCTGGCCCAAaggctctgcagctctgcagggaCTCGTGCTGCTCTGTGCGGGCCTGCTGGCAGCTGAGCGGCTGGTTAATGTGCTGGTGCCAGTTTACTCCAAGAACATCG tGAATGAGCTCTCTGCAGGAGGCGGCTGGACTTCACTAGTTTCCACTGTCTGCATCTACACACTGCTGAAGTtcctgcagggaggaggagcag GCACGTCCGGCTTCATCAGCAACCTGCGTCAGTTCATGTGGATCAAAGTTCAGCAGTTTACCAGCCGAGGCGTTCAG gtgtgtttgttcTCCCACCTGCACGGTTTGTCTCTGCGCTGGCACCTGGACAGACGCACCGGAGACGTGCTGCGGAGCGTCGACAGAGGAACCTCGTCCATCAACAACCTGCTCAG ttacaTCCTGTTCAGCATCCTTCCCACcgtctgtgacatcatcatcgcCATCATCTACTTCATCTCCTACTTCAATATCTGGTTTGGACTCATCGTTTTCACCTGCATGCTCCTCTACCTCA cctgcacCGTCCTGATCACAGAGTGGAGGACCAAATACAGGAGAGAGATGAACGACCAAGACAACCAGGCCAAGTCTCGAGCCGTTGACTCTTTGCTCAACTTTGAGACG gtCAAATACTACGGAGCAGAGGATTATGAAGTCTGCTGCTTTGAGGACGCCATTCTGAAGTACCAG TTCTGTGAGTGGAAGAGCTCGGCCTCTCTGGCTCTGCTGAATCAAACGCAGAACGTTATCATAGGATCAGGACTGCTCGCCGGATCTCTGCTCTGCGCTCACCTGGTGTCTGAGGGGCAGTTCCAG GTTGGAGACTACGTTCTGTTCGGCACCTACATCATCCAGCTGTATACTCCTCTCAACTGGTTTGGAACCTACTACAG GCTGATTCAGAGTGCGTTTGTGGACATGGAGAACATGCTGGCCCTGCTGACCGAGCAGAAAGAG GTCCAGGATGCTGAGGATGCTCAGGACCTGTGGCTCACAGCAGGTCAGGTGGAGTTTGACAGAGTCTGTTTCAGCTACGCGCCCGG cATGGAGGTTCTCAGGGATGTGAGCTTTACAGTGGAGGCGGGACAGACGGTAGCTTTG gttggCCCATCTGGATCAGGGAAAAGCTCCATCCTGCGTCTGTTGTTCAGATTTTATGACCCTCAGATCGGCAGAATCTGCGTTGATGGACAGGACATCTCCAAG GTGCGTCAGTCTTCTCTGAGGTCGTACATCGGCGTCGTTCCCCAGGATACAGTTCTCTTCAACGACACCATCCGCAACAACATCCGCTACAGCCGAGTTACAGCCAGCGACCAAGAGGTGGAGAGAGCCGCCATGGCTGCTGACATACACAGCAGGATCCTGGAGCTTCCTAAGG GTTACGACACCGAGGTTGGGGAGCGGGGTCTGAAGCTCAGTGGCGGGGAGAAGCAGCGAGTGGCAATTGCTCGAACCATCCTGAAAGAGCCCCGGATCATTCTGCTGGATGAG GCCACGTCTTCACTGGACACTCAAACTGAGAGGAACATCCAGGCTTCACTGGCCAAGGTCTGCACCAACAGGACGACTATTGTGGTCGCACACAG GTTGTCCACTATTGCTGGGGCGAATCAGATCCTGGTGGTTCACAACGGGCGGATCGCAGAGAGAGGACG GCACGAGGAGCTGCTGGTCCAGGGAGGTCTGTATGCAGCCATGTGGaccaaacaacagaaaagtctcgacacacaaacagaatcacAGATGAACAATGAAACCCAAGATATCTGA